A window from Bradysia coprophila strain Holo2 chromosome X unlocalized genomic scaffold, BU_Bcop_v1 contig_20, whole genome shotgun sequence encodes these proteins:
- the LOC119068762 gene encoding protein penguin, whose amino-acid sequence MAIKNKRSSDVKPESPAEKRVKFDKSNSTQGQKKPFTKPGAKKFGASGTFKKGNPKFQKDKKFGNKPSIESAVPEKKDWNQLKKDKKELKLKRKQTKDLFELTVQGKKIYEKLKCKETPDRNVLAKELHTLLKGEQNYQKLVLAHDTARVVQCLLKFAPAEIKREISENLIPIIVQMSTSKYAHFCVSRMVKYGTPDIKQKIIDAMYGNVVKMINHQHSSAILDNIYISWASSQQKANLRQEFYGDLYKKSKDSSVKCIADTYKEAPHLKLAILNSVKATLNHVVNKKLVDNSLVHSVLVDYLNECNDEDRTEMITAYSPFIPSLASTKDGVRSSMICFWNSIVKDRRAIVKSLKEHLIKLCVHEHGHVLILAIINSMDDTKALKKAVFDIIFTQIEYIASNEWGKKIIEWFVSPADTTLFHPKITEFLEEGLKFSKKDKIVRRTELFEAVEQPLCEAIAKNPTFWLRGGHTALATAAILKNSKGDALKLAFDGLADVVCDVEWKVAEKESEQQADDKAKEEKEEKDKKKINKKKVIINPLAEAAPAAQAEPTTYGVEHAGLHIVLKKILKGDKEKKEQNQATFSAALVKKMTPETVQLWFTLNRASFLFLNAFENGTEDTCALLKTSAAAHKKLLKKQNHSAAKIILKKLEL is encoded by the exons ATGGctatcaaaaataaacgatcATCCGATGTGAAGCCGGAGTCACCAGCTGAAAAGAGagtcaaatttgataaaagCAATTCCACGCAAGGACAAAAGAAACCTTTTACCAAACCCGGTG CAAAGAAATTCGGGGCATCTGGTACGTTTAAGAAGGgaaatccaaaatttcaaaaggaCAAAAAGTTCGGCAATAAGCCTTCAATCGAGTCCGCTGTTCCGGAAAAGAAAGACTGGAACCAAttgaaaaaagacaaaaaggaGTTGAAATTGAAGCGGAAACAGACGAAGGATTTATTCGAATTGACCGTAcaaggaaagaaaatttatgaaaaattgaaatg CAAAGAGACACCGGATCGGAATGTCTTGGCGAAAGAGTTGCACACCTTGTTGAAGGGAGAGCAGAATTACCAGAAATTAGTTTTGGCTCATGACACAGCTCGAGTGGTACAATGTCTGTTGAAATTCGCTCCAGCTGAAATCAAGCGTGAAATCTCCGAG aatttgatTCCAATCATTGTGCAAATGTCCACCTCGAAATATGCCCATTTCTGCGTTTCTCGTATGGTAAAATATGGTACGCCCGACATTAAGCAGAAAATTATCGATGCAATGTACGGAAATGTCGTCAAAATGATCAACCATCAACATTCGTCGGCTATTTTGGATAACATTTACATTTCATGGGCCAGCAGTCAACAGAAAGCCAATCTGCGACAGGAATTCTACGGTGACTTGTACAAGAAG TCCAAAGACAGCTCCGTGAAATGCATAGCTGACACCTACAAGGAAGCTCCTCACTTGAAATTGGCAATTTTGAATTCCGTTAAAGCGACCCTGAATCACGTTGTGAACAAGAAATTGGTGGACAACAGTCTCGTTCACTCGGTGCTGGTGGACTATCTAAATGAATGCAATGACGAAGATCGTACGGAAATGATAACTGCCTATTCACCTTTCATTCCATCTCTTGCGAGCACGAAAGATGGTGTCCGGTCATCGATGATTTGCTTTTGGAATTCAATCGTTAAGGATCGACGG gCCATTGTGAAAAGTCTCAAGGAACATTTAATTAAGCTGTGCGTCCACGAACACGGACATGTATTGATCCTGGCAATAATTAACTCGATGGACGATACAAAGGCACTGAAAAAGGCGGTATTTGACATTATCTTCACCCAAATTGAATACATTGCGTCCAATGAATGGGGAAAGAAG ATCATCGAATGGTTCGTGTCGCCTGCTGACACCACATTGTTTCATCCGAAAATCACTGAATTCTTAGAGGAAGGATTAAAGTTCAGCAAAAAAGACAAGATCGTTCGACGCACAGAGCTATTCGAGGCTGTCGAACAACCGTTGTGCGAAGCAATTGCAAAAAATCCAACATTTTGGTTGCGTGGCGGTCATACTGCTCTAGCTACAGCGgctattttgaaaaatagtaAAGGCGATGCATTGAAATTAGCTTTCGATGGTTTGGCGGACGTAGTTTGCGACGTGGAATGGAAAGTTGCTGAAAAGGAGTCGGAACAACAGGCAGATGATAAGGCAAAAGAGGAAAAGGAGGAGAAGGATAAGAAAAAGATAAACAAGAAGAAAGTGATCATTAATCCTTTGGCCGAAGCG GCTCCAGCAGCTCAAGCAGAACCGACAACATATGGAGTTGAACACGCTGGTCTACACATCGTCTtaaagaaaatcttaaaaGGCGACAAAGAGAAGAAAGAGCAGAATCAGGCAACATTCAGTGCTGCATTAGTCAAAAAAATGACACCTGAAACG GTTCAATTATGGTTCACCCTGAATCGAGCGTCGTTTTTGTTTCTGAATGCATTCGAAAATGGAACAGAGGACACTTGCGCATTGTTGAAAACGAGTGCGGCTGCACACAagaaacttttgaaaaaacaGAATCATTCTGcggcaaaaattattttgaaaaaattggaattgtaA